A stretch of Malus sylvestris chromosome 11, drMalSylv7.2, whole genome shotgun sequence DNA encodes these proteins:
- the LOC126588784 gene encoding protein ENHANCED DOWNY MILDEW 2-like produces the protein MLEILVLMYILIWQNDFNFEKKDWMTVKREELQKGGPLIIGLNPPFGVKAALANKFIDKALEFEPKLLILIVPPETQRLDRKKSPYELIWEDDRLLSGKSFYLPGSVDVDNKQIDQWNLISPPLYLWSRRDRAAEHKAIAQKHGHSFGR, from the exons atgttggAAATTCTTGTTTTGATGTACATTCTGATTTGGCAGAACGATTTTAATTTTGAGAAGAAGGATTGGATGACTGTCAAAAGAGAGGAGTTACAGAAAGGGGGGCCATTG ATCATTGGACTGAACCCTCCTTTTGGAGTCAAAGCAGCTTTGGCGAACAAGTTCATTGACAAGGCTCTTGAATTTGAGCCAAAGCTCCTCATTCTTATTGTTCCACCAGAAACACAAAG GTTGGATAGAAAGAAATCACCCTATGAGCTGATTTGGGAGGATGATCGGTTATTATCTGGGAAG TCATTTTATCTTCCTGGATCGGTTGACGTGGATAACAAACAAATCGATCAGTGGAATTTGATATCGCCGCCGCTTTATCTTTGGAGTCGTCGTGATCGAGCTGCTGAGCACAAGGCCATAGCTCAAAAGCACGGCCACTCCTTTGGAAgatag
- the LOC126590357 gene encoding NDR1/HIN1-like protein 10: MPWLTNHNCMKEYSSQAYGELQLHYFTRCLVHGVTTAAALVSSSTSSPSSPSSPSSPSSGNNILNYNLALNFTIRNSNKRAGIDYRGIQVIGKYRNKKFFVASLSSTPFYQDHKNTTVVPVVLQGQQWVKFRKHDVSKFNLETAAGVYNIRVEFRLRIRYKRVRILKKITDSPKIYCKQVKVPLSGYNETSAGGFKFNPTKCKNVPMKKR; encoded by the exons ATGCCTTGGCTTACAAATCACAATTGTATGAAAGAGTACTCTTCTCAGGCGTACGGAGAACTCCAGCTTCATTACTT TACACGATGCCTCGTTCACGGCGTGACTACTGCAGCTGCCTTAGTGTCATCCTCAACATCCTCACCATCCTCGCCATCCTCGCCATCCTCGCCTTCCTCGGG AAACAACATTCTCAACTACAACCTTGCACTCAACTTTACCATCAGAAATTCCAACAAAAGGGCTGGCATAGACTACCGTGGCATCCAAGTCATTGGCAAATACAGAAACAAGAAGTTTTTTGTTGCAAGTTTGAGTTCGACACCTTTTTACCAAGACCACAAGAACACCACCGTTGTGCCTGTAGTTCTTCAAGGGCAGCAGTGGGTTAAGTTTCGAAAACATGACGTTTCTAAGTTTAACTTGGAGACTGCGGCCGGTGTTTACAACATTCGTGTAGAGTTTCGTCTTCGGATCAGATACAAACGCGTCAGGATATTGAAGAAAATTACGGACTCACCGAAGATCTATTGCAAGCAAGTGAAGGTTCCATTGAGTGGTTATAATGAAACATCTGCAGGGGGTTTCAAATTCAACCCTACCAAGTGCAAGAATGTTCCAATGAAAAAAAGGTGA